The genomic region TTCCACGGTCTGAGCGGTCTTTTTGGAGTGAGTGATTCTTTCCGTACAGGAGTCTTCGATGTCGATGCTTGAGATACTTAGGTCGAAGTTCGGCGAGGGAGTGGAGGAACTCGCCGACTTCGTGGGGCATAAGACGTTTCTTGTGCCGCCCCGAATTGTCAGAGAGGTGTCATCTTTCCTCAGGAATGAGCAGGTCTTTGGGTTCGACTATCTTACCTGCCTTTCGGGGATTGACAGGGGAAAAGAAGAACCGAGGTTTGAGGTAAGTTACCTCCTTTCGTCGCTGACGAGGAGAGAAATGATTCAACTGAAAGTAAGAGTCAATGACGGCGAGGCGGTCCCAAGCGTGTGTGACATTTGGAGGACGGCTGACTGGCACGAGAGAGAGGCGTTTGACCTTCTCGGAATAGTGTTTTCCGGCCATCCGAACCTGAAAAGGATTCTTCTTCCAGAAGGATGGACCGGACACCCGTTGAGAAAAGACTATGTGGTAGCAGAAGCGGACAAGGAACCATGGGAAAGAGAAGAGTCGGCGAGAGAATCTAATGAACACGGAAAATAGCCCGCCCGCGAATCGAGGCCTCCTTGAAGTTGAGAGACTGTACCTCAACATGGGGCCCCAACACCCGAGTACTCATGGAGTCTTGAGGATAGGCCTTGTCATCGAGGGTGAGAGAATAGTAGATGCCGAGCCGGATGTGGGTTATCTCCACCGCAGCATAGAGAAGATTGCCGAAAAGAGGACGTACCTCCAGTTCATACCCCTCACGGACAGACTTGATTACGTCGCTGCCATGTCAAACAACTTTGCATATGTTCTTGCTGTGGAAAGCTTGCTCGAAATTGAAGTGCCAAGGAGAGCTCAATACATAAGGGTGATTATGGCCGAGCTCCAGCGAATAGCAAGTCACCTCGTGTGGATGGGAGCATTCACGAATGACCTCGGGGCAGCAACACCGCTGCTCTATGGATTCAGGG from Candidatus Eisenbacteria bacterium harbors:
- a CDS encoding NADH-quinone oxidoreductase subunit C codes for the protein MSMLEILRSKFGEGVEELADFVGHKTFLVPPRIVREVSSFLRNEQVFGFDYLTCLSGIDRGKEEPRFEVSYLLSSLTRREMIQLKVRVNDGEAVPSVCDIWRTADWHEREAFDLLGIVFSGHPNLKRILLPEGWTGHPLRKDYVVAEADKEPWEREESARESNEHGK